From Argopecten irradians isolate NY chromosome 2, Ai_NY, whole genome shotgun sequence, the proteins below share one genomic window:
- the LOC138316076 gene encoding RNA-binding protein 39-like isoform X2 codes for MQLSARIRPRDLEEFFSSVGKVRDVRLIMDNKTRRSKGISYVEFQDTESVPLAIGLTNQKLLGVPIIVQPSQAEKNRLANAANILQKGNSGPMRLYVGSLHFNITEDMLRGIFEPFGAIEDIKLIRDHETSRSQGYGFISFKDAEDAKKALEQLNGFELAGRPMKVGHVTERTGEAQGASMLDSDEMDRAGIDLGATGRLQLMAKLAEGTGFQIPDYAASALNAGSGTANASTSVSTAMTAAAGQPAPPTTAATTVSTAPPIATQCFMLSNMFDPNSESRSNWDQEIRDDVIDECNKHGGVLHIFVDKASPQGNVYVKCPTIAAAVASVNALHGRYFGGKMITAAYVPLPNYHSLFPEATRANQLLLPSSQALQAGFPSGMFPNMPTTAPVMR; via the exons GTGCGAGATGTTCGTCTGATTATGGATAATAAAACCAGGAGATCCAAAGGAATTTCTTATGTAGAGTTTCAGGATACAGAATCTGTGCCATTAGCCATTGGATTAACAAACCAAAAACTCTTAGGTGTGCCAATTATAGTTCAGCCCTCTCAAGCAGAGAAAAATAGACTTGCTAATGCTGCAAACATTCTACAGAAAGGCAACTCTGGTCCAATGAGATTATATGTGGGATCTTTACATTTCAACATAACAGAAGATATGTTACGGGGAATATTCGAACCGTTTGGTGCA ATCGaagatataaaattaatacGTGATCATGAAACATCAAGATCTCAGGGTTACGGATTCATCTCG TTCAAAGATGCAGAAGACGCTAAGAAAGCATTAGAACAGTTGAATGGTTTCGAGCTTGCTGGCCGTCCAATGAAAGTTGGGCATGTGACAGAACGAACAGGAGAGGCCCAGGGAGCTTCCATGTTAGATAGTGATGAGATGGACAGAGCTGGTATTGACTTGGGAGCAACAggacgactacaactgatggcCAAGTTAGCAGAAG GAACCGGATTCCAAATTCCAGATTATGCTGCCAGTGCATTGAATGCTGGTAGTGGTACAGCCAATGCCTCTACGAGTGTGTCAACGGCTATGACAGCTGCTGCAGGCCAGCCTGCTCCACCCACTACAGCAGCCACCACGGTGTCCACCGCTCCACCTATAGCCACTCAATGCTTCATGTTGTCAAACATGTTCGATCCGAACTC AGAATCAAGGTCAAACTGGGATCAAGAGATTcgtgatgatgttattgatgagtGCAACAAGCATGGAGGAGTCCTCCACATATTTGTTGACAAGGCTTCACCACAAGGAAACGTTTATGTCAAATGTCCAACAATTGCAGCAGCTGTAGCATCTGTTAATGCACTCCATGGTCGCTACTTTGGAG GAAAAATGATAACGGCAGCTTATGTTCCCTTGCCTAACTACCACTCATTGTTCCCCGAAGCTACACGAGCTAACCAGCTATTGTTACCCTCATCACAAGCCCTACAGGCAGGATTTCCATCAGGAATGTTTCCAAACATGCCCACAACAGCTCCAGTGATGCGATGA
- the LOC138316077 gene encoding uncharacterized protein isoform X1, translating into MDEENPPQTQQTTTESEDADIKRVQVAGITIPLNLGYVKSPLGIVTAVSGLLALLGTILVSASYNINCYAGYGTTYDFFEFVSTSWFILSVFRYIIFLLTNKKGILCGSFVPWTLLMMANTAVYIIFFFFGSIAMAANACWRGGYKATAAFGFFTTGTCVAEIILLLFKLRKEHEPTQNRVLIFMGVQSQSQQNAPPPYDPDSNMTTDPPKY; encoded by the exons ATGGATGAAGAAAACCCTCCCCAGACCCAACAGACCACCACTGAGTCCGAGGATGCAGACATCAAAAGGGTCCAGGTAGCCGGTATCACCATACCACTCAATTTAGGCTATGTGAAAAGTCCTCTGGGAATCGTAACGGCAGTATCAGGC CTCTTAGCTCTGTTGGGCACCATTCTGGTCTCCGCTAGTTATAACATCAACTGCTATGCCGGCTACGGAACCACATACGACTTCTTTGAGTTTGTTTCTACATCTTGGTTTATACTCTCCGTCTTTCGCTACATCATATTCCTCCTCACAAACAAAAAGGGAATTCTGTGTGGGTCGTTCGTTCCATGGACCTTGCTG ATGATGGCAAACACTGCGGTGtacataatatttttcttttttggaTCTATCGCAATGGCTGCCAACGCATGTTGGAGGGGTGGATATAAAGCTACAGCg gCATTCGGATTTTTCACAACGGGTACCTGTGTCGCCGAGATTATCCTGCTATTATTTAAACTGAGAAAGGAACATGAACCAACTCAGAACCGAGTTCTCATCTTCATGGGAGTTCAATCACAGTCACAACAGAATGCTCCTCCGCCTTATGACCCGGACAGCAATATGACCACTGATCCACCAAAGTACTGA
- the LOC138316077 gene encoding uncharacterized protein isoform X2, with the protein MDEENPPQTQQTTTESEDADIKRVQVAGITIPLNLGYVKSPLGIVTAVSGLLALLGTILVSASYNINCYAGYGTTYDFFEFVSTSWFILSVFRYIIFLLTNKKGILCGSFVPWTLLMMANTAVYIIFFFFGSIAMAANACWRGGYKATAAFGFFTTGTCVAEIILLLFKLRKEHEPTQNRVLIFMGVQSQSQQNAPPPYDPDSNMTTDPPK; encoded by the exons ATGGATGAAGAAAACCCTCCCCAGACCCAACAGACCACCACTGAGTCCGAGGATGCAGACATCAAAAGGGTCCAGGTAGCCGGTATCACCATACCACTCAATTTAGGCTATGTGAAAAGTCCTCTGGGAATCGTAACGGCAGTATCAGGC CTCTTAGCTCTGTTGGGCACCATTCTGGTCTCCGCTAGTTATAACATCAACTGCTATGCCGGCTACGGAACCACATACGACTTCTTTGAGTTTGTTTCTACATCTTGGTTTATACTCTCCGTCTTTCGCTACATCATATTCCTCCTCACAAACAAAAAGGGAATTCTGTGTGGGTCGTTCGTTCCATGGACCTTGCTG ATGATGGCAAACACTGCGGTGtacataatatttttcttttttggaTCTATCGCAATGGCTGCCAACGCATGTTGGAGGGGTGGATATAAAGCTACAGCg gCATTCGGATTTTTCACAACGGGTACCTGTGTCGCCGAGATTATCCTGCTATTATTTAAACTGAGAAAGGAACATGAACCAACTCAGAACCGAGTTCTCATCTTCATGGGAGTTCAATCACAGTCACAACAGAATGCTCCTCCGCCTTATGACCCGGACAGCAATATGACCACTGATCCACCAAA ATGA